From Deltaproteobacteria bacterium, the proteins below share one genomic window:
- a CDS encoding thioredoxin domain-containing protein — MNITEKIKEYRNALTIFLAVTGIGIIAFYKVCDTSCTYLQGDLLGIDLTYMGIGYMLIIISLAACRQMAYVRVLLASGIGVEAYLVFFQFKEDVFCPYCLAFASIIIMAFILNHERPLVQEFSMLKRIIYGLGEAELSPAAKVRVPLLVFVLLGYIFIVLTFSGSATPAYGAEKSIVPSYGSGKYEMIIFTDYFCPPCQTLEAEIDPALNEFLSRGGVRVTFVDLPVHKETHLYAKYFLYAAKAGRGYKNVLNARRVLFSLAKNRAASSEDELKKALKAQGVPFTPYNLKPVYPELNKIIETHKAKSTPTCIIKYSNADIRKYTGIFEIQNGLAMLRATLGTAKR; from the coding sequence TTGAATATAACTGAAAAAATAAAAGAATACCGAAATGCCCTGACGATATTCTTAGCGGTAACAGGTATCGGAATTATCGCATTCTACAAGGTGTGCGATACGTCCTGCACTTATCTGCAGGGAGATCTCCTGGGAATTGACCTGACATATATGGGTATCGGCTACATGCTCATTATCATATCGCTTGCCGCATGCAGGCAAATGGCGTATGTCCGTGTTCTGTTAGCGTCAGGGATCGGTGTTGAGGCGTATCTCGTCTTCTTTCAGTTCAAAGAAGATGTTTTTTGCCCCTATTGCCTGGCGTTTGCATCCATAATCATTATGGCATTCATTCTCAACCATGAAAGACCACTTGTACAGGAGTTCAGCATGTTGAAACGGATCATCTACGGACTTGGAGAAGCAGAACTTTCCCCCGCTGCCAAAGTGAGGGTACCGCTTCTTGTTTTCGTTCTCTTGGGTTATATTTTTATCGTCCTGACATTTTCCGGTTCGGCTACGCCTGCGTACGGCGCCGAAAAATCAATAGTTCCTTCTTATGGTTCCGGAAAATACGAGATGATTATCTTTACGGATTACTTCTGCCCGCCGTGCCAGACCCTGGAGGCTGAGATTGATCCCGCACTCAATGAATTCCTATCCAGGGGAGGTGTGAGAGTAACCTTCGTCGATCTCCCTGTCCATAAAGAAACGCATCTGTACGCAAAATATTTCCTGTATGCAGCCAAGGCGGGACGGGGTTATAAGAACGTCCTCAACGCAAGGAGAGTCCTGTTTTCCCTTGCGAAAAATCGTGCCGCTTCGAGTGAAGATGAACTCAAAAAAGCGCTCAAGGCACAGGGTGTTCCCTTCACGCCGTATAATCTCAAGCCAGTGTATCCGGAACTCAATAAGATCATCGAAACACACAAGGCAAAATCAACACCGACCTGTATCATCAAATACTCGAATGCTGATATCCGCAAATACACCGGTATATTTGAAATTCAAAACGGTCTGGCGATGTTGCGTGCAACCCTCGGGACAGCCAAGCGATAA